Part of the Halodesulfurarchaeum formicicum genome is shown below.
TCGAACCCGGACACCTCGCGTGAAAACCGGCAACCATAACTCCTTTATTCCAGGTCAATGCTATGTTATAGCATGGGCATGTCTGACAATGACGATGGTACCGACCTGCTGGTGCTGCTCCCGACCGACCGCGACCACGAGAACATGGGGAAGGTCGATGCGCCCTACAACCTCCACTGGTTCGAGGACGAGGACTTCGACTATCCACAGCCGGGGTCGGACTTCGACATGGTCGAGTACACCGAACGGGCCTCCGAGTACGTCGAACAGGCGGATATCGACGGCGTGCTCTTCTCTCATGACGTGGCGAACCTGGTCGCCGGCGCCCTGGTCGACCGCCACGACCTCCCGGGTCCCGAACTCGAGCCGGTCTTTCTGGCGGATCACAAGTACTACTCCCGGATGCACCAGCCCAACGTCCCGTGGTTCGACTACATCGACCTAGAGACCGATGAGTGGGGGGACGAGCCCCGGTTCCCGGCCTACATCAAACCGCCCTTCCTCACGATGACCCTGCTGCAGTACCGGGTCGAGGACCGCGAGGAATACGAGCGAGCCATGGAGACGGTTCGAAAGGAGCTGCCGAAGTACACCGAGCCGTTCATGGACTTCTTCGACACCTACGTCGACACGGAGCGCTATCCCCTTGCGACCAGGGACATGATGCTGGTCGAGGAGCCCCTGGAGGACTGGACTCAGCACTGTGTCGAGGGGTGGGTCGATTCCGACGGCGAGTTGCACGTCTGGGCCATCTCCGATCACAACTACTACGACGACGGCTCGCTGGCCATCGACAACTACTCCACGCCCTCGACGTTGCCCACCGAGGCCCAGGAGGAGTTGATCGACATCGCGAGGGAGGCCATCGTCCAGCACGGCTTCGAGGAGAGTTTCTGGAACGTCGAGATCTTCAGACTCGCCGATCGGCACGTCATCACCGAGGTCAACGGCCGGACGGCGTCGGTGTGGGAACCGCTCTACGAGGGAGCCTTCGATACCTCGGTGTACGAGGGGATCATGCATCTCCACGCCGACAACCCCGAACAGACCCAGGCGGTTGCGCCGGACTGGGAGCCGGGTTCCGACTACGAGACGATGGGGACCCAGTTCCACGTGATCACCTTCGGCGAGGGGCGGGCCGATGAGTTCCTGGACTTCGAGTACGCTCGATCCGTCCCGGACACCGACGTGGAGATCTTCGTCGACCCCGAGGACGAGATCGAACAGACCCGATCGAGTGGGTTCTGGTTGGCCCGCTTCCACCTCTTCGGGGAGGACTACCAGGAGATGCTCGACCGTGCGGACGAGATCCGGACGAACATGCTCGAACAGCCGGAACTGTCACCCGAGCCGGAGCGGTACACCTGATCAGGAGAGATACGCCATCGCTTCCTCGTCGGTCACCTGATCGAACCGCTCGTAGAACTGGCCGACGCCCATGAAACTCGTGGGCTCCTGCAGACAGATCACCTCGTCGGCCGCCGAACGCAGTTCGCGAATCGTGTCCGGCGGCCCGACTGGGACTGCCAGGATGATCCGGTCCGTGTCTGCCTCGTCCAGCATCGCCAGACACGCCCGGATGGTTGACCCGGTCGCCACCCCGTCGTCGACCAGCACGACAGTCTTGCCTGCCAGCTGGGGCTCCGGCCGACCGGCACGATAGGTTTTGGCCTTCTCGCGAGCGACTGCCATCTCCGCCTGCCGCTCGCGCTCGAAGTATGCTTCGTCGGCGCTCGTCCCGCGAATCGCACTCTCGTTCCGCCAGACTGTCCCGTCACTGGCGACGGCTCCAATCGCGTACTCGGGGTTCCCCGGGGCGCCGATTTTCGACGCCACGGCGATGTCGAGTGGGGCGTCGAGCGCGTCGGCGACGGCTCGACCGAGCGGCAACCCCCCACGTGGGATCGCGAGCACGAGGTCCGCCTCGACCCCCCGTTCCAGGAGGGCCTCGCCGAGCTGTTCGCCCGCGTCAGCCCGGTCCCTGAATCGAGACGTTGCCATCGGGCGGTATGTTCGTCCGCGGCGGCCCTGTAGGTTGGGGGCACTTCCCACAGTTCGGGAACGAGCAGGTGGACTGAACCGGTTCGGAAGTGTCAATCCTACTATGACTCAACCGACGGGCGATTCGGTCCAGATCCCGGCCGGGGCGGTCGAACTACCGGGAGCGCTATCGATTCCGGCGGACGCGCCCGGGCTGGTCGTATTCGCCCACGGGAGTGGATCGAGCCGACTCAGCCCGCGGAACAACTTCGTCGCGGACGTCATCCGCGAGGCAGGGTTGGGGACGCTTCTCTTCGATCTGCTCACCGAGGAAGAGGATCGCATCCGGGAGAACCGCTTTGACATCCCGCTTTTGACCGATCGGCTGGTCGCGGTGACCGAATGGCTGCGAGATCGGCCAGCCACGCAGGGCCTCCACGTGGGCTACTTCGGTTCCAGCACCGGCGCCGCCGCGGCGCTGCGAGGGGCGGCCAGACGGGACGACATCGACGCGGTCGTCTCCCGTGGTGGCCGGGTGGACATGGCGAGTGACGTGCTTGGAGAGATCACCGTCCCCACGCTATTCATCGTCGGTGGGGAAGACACGCAGGTGCTCGAATACAACCGCCAGGCCCTCGAAAAACTCACCTGCGAGAAATCGTTGCACATCGTGGAGGGAGCTAATCACCTCTTCGAGGCGGAACACGAACTCGAGGAGGTGGCCGACGTGGCAGCAGATTGGTTCGCCCGGACGTTACGCTGATTCTGGCTCGGGCCCCAGATAACGATGACTACCGGATTCCTCCCCCCCCCCCCTTGTCCGGTCGAAGCCGGAATATGTTCGGGTATGGGCTCTTCCCGGAGAGTCCCAAAACGAACCCAATGGGTCCACCGAACACCGTCGACACGAACGAACGGCCCTTCGTCCTCATCTGGGAGGTCACCCAGGCCTGTGATCTCGAATGCGAGCACTGCCGGGCCGACGCCCAACCGGAGCGTCACCCACAGGAACTCAGTACTGCTGCGGGAAAGGCACTGCTCAGGGAGGCAGCCCGATTCGACGAGAATCAGCTGGTCGTTCTCTCCGGCGGCGACCCGCTAGCACGGCCGGATATTCCGGAACTAATCGAGTACGGCACGGACCTGGGGTTGCGAATGACCTTGACCCCCAGTGGCACGTCATCCCTCGACCCAGCCGTCATCGATGACCTGGACGCAGCGGGCCTGAAACGACTCGCCGTGAGTCTGGACGGCTCCTCGCCGGCGAATCACGACACCTTCAGAGGCGAGCCGGGCACCTTCGAACAAACAGTAACAGCAGCTGAATACGCCGGCGAACAGGGCATCCCGCTCCAGGTGAACACCACGGTCTCGCAGTCCACCGTCGATGACCTTCCGGCCATCGCCGACCTGGTCGAGGACCTGGGTGCGGTCCTGTGGTCGGTCTTCTTCCTCGTGCCGATCGGCCGCGGGCGGCTCCTTGAACCTGTTTCGCCGGAACGAGCGGAATCCGTCATGGAGTGGCTGCTCGATCAGGCTGCCGAGCGCTCCTTCGGGGTGAAGACGACGGAAGCACCACACTATCGCCGCGTCGCGATCGAGGCCGAACGGTCCGCAGCCGGCACACCTGGGCCGGACGATGCGATCGGTCGCCGGGGCGGCGTCAGAGCGGGGGACGGATTCGCCTTCGTCAGCCACACCGGCGCGGTGTACCCCTCCGGGTTCCTCCCGCTTGCGGCCGGGTCCGTGCGGGAGTCCTCGCTGGTCGATATCTACCGGAACAGCGAACTCTTCCAGGCACTTCGTGACGAGGACCGGTTTCGCGGGAAGTGTGGGGCCTGTTCGTACCGGACCGTCTGTGGCGGGAGCCGGTCACGGGCGTACGCCGACACGGGCGATCCCTTCGAGAGTGACCCGCTCTGCCCGTATGTCCCACCTGACTATGAGGGCGACCGCCCCGAGCAAGCCGTTGCCTACGACCGCTCGGGACCGGCTGTGGACGGCCACGGAAATTGACTGTCGGCTGTCCTGAACGGCTCGGACGGGCGTTCAGGAGTTCGAAATGAGGTCTCGGGCCCGCCTTCGAAGCTGGGAGATGGCTGTCGGCTCGACTGGGACCCGCTCTCCGTCTGCCGTGAAATACAGACTCGCGTCGACAGATCGATCCGGATACACAGACCCGAGCACGTGATAGTAGACGCTCAACTGGACCGCGTACTCGGGGACCCCACGCCGGCTTCGATCGGTCTTGTAATCGATGATCGCCACGCGATTCGAAGTCACGTGAACGAGGTCGACGATGCCAGCAATCGTTACTCGCTGGTCATCGATCGTGAGAGGTAACGTCACGGGCGCTTCGACGGACAGTTCCCCGTCCAGCGAGTCGATGAAGTCCGCGATTCGCTTTTCGTCTTCTGTTTCCGGTTCGCCGGATCCGTCGCGGGCGTATTGCTCGGCGAACTCGTGGACACGCGTTCCGAAATCGACACCCCCACTGCCACTGGACGTCTCGCCGGCACCTGCTTCTTCGAACACCGATTCGTCCATCAGGTCGTGGGCATTCAGACCGACGGGGCCGTCCGGGGGCGAGACGGTGAAGGGGAGTTGGGCCTGTGTCGTCGTTTCCTCGGTCACCTCGGCGACGTCGGTGTGTCCTTCCTCAAGATCCACGGGAAGGGATTCGAGAAAGCGATTCGGGTCCTCGCCGCCGGCGAAGACGAGATGCTGTTTCGCCCGGGTGATAGCGACGTAGAGGAGCCGGCGCTCCTCGTCGTACCCATCCGGCAGACAGTGCCGGAGCACGTCGTCCCGCCAGTTGTCATAGACGTGGGGGTACTCGCCGACCGCGGCGTAGATTTGTCGCTGCCTGAGTCCCACGGACTCCTCGTACCGGATGGCAGGCGAGTCACGAGTCGAGGGCGGGAACCGGCCGTCGTTCATGTTTGCCATGACGACGATGGGATATTCCAGTCCCTTCGCCGCGTGGATGGTCTGGACGGTGACGGAGTCCTCGCCGGCACTGGTGGCCACCTCGTGGGTCGCCCCGGTGTCGATTGCCCGGGTGATAAAGCGGATCAGATCCCCACGGGTCACCGTCGTCGCCTGGTGAACGGATTCGATCGTGTCAAGAATTACGTCCGCGTACTCCCCGTGGAACCCGTACCGATCGAAGACCCGGCGAGCGACCGACGCCACCGTGTCCATCGCCGCCAGCTTCGACCGGAACCCCGTCATGGCAGCCGGGTAGTCCCCCGTCGAGAGCACGTGATCGATTTCGTCCAGGGTGTACCCGGCTGCTTCGAGGACGACCGCCCAGCCTCTGTCGGCGTTGGATTCGAGGATTCGGAGCCAGGCGAGCAGCACCTTGGCCGGGTCGGTGCGGAACAGTTCCACGCCGCCGTCGTAGGCCATCGGGAAGTCGTACTGCTCGGCCGTCCGGAGCAATTCGCGGCCGTACTCCCGGGTTCTGGTCAGGACCGCGATGTCCCCGTATTCGGGTTCCCGGGGGTTTCCATCCCCATCTGCGACCGAATAGGCGTCGTTGCCGACGATATCCTGGATCTTCGCGAGGACCGCCTCGTGTTCGGCTTCGTGCTGAATCGCTTCGATGTGAGTCTGGTCGAACGGCGCGTTACTCGACAGGGCGTCCGCATCCCCGAGCGCCACGTTTTCGACGGCTTCGGTGTCAGTTGCAGGAACCGTGAGCGCGTGTTTCGAGAAGTCGAGAATGGACTGGGTGGAGCGGTAGTTCTCGGACAGCCTGATAGCGGTGACCTCGGGGGTCTCGAAGTTCACTCGCGTGCTGTCGTCGTTCAAAGAAGCGCTGAACCGCTGTAAACGCTTCTCGAACTGACGGATGTTGTCGACGTCGGCGTACTGGAAGGCATAGATGCTCTGCTTCCAGTCCCCGACGACGGCGAAATTTTCGGTGCCGGCGAGCAACAACGCGAGTTTGAACTGGATCTCGCTGGTGTCCTGGAACTCGTCGACCATCACGTACTCGAACTCCAGTCGCGCTCGAAGGTCGTGATCTTCCAGGAGCAACACGTACGCCAACACCTGCAGGAAGCCGAAATTCAGGTAATTTCGGCCGAGTGCGAATTCCAGGTATTCGAGGTAGACGTCGTGGACAAAATCAGTGAGTGACGATCGATTCCCGTCGAACACTCGCTTCGCGACGGCGGGGTCGAGTTGCTTCGTCCCGCGCCCGCCCCGGAGGTCTGCTTTGGTGGGGGCGTCCGGGAGGTAGGTCTTGTTCTTCCCGTAGCGGCCTAGCTTTTCGCGGAGTGGGGATTGCTTGCGCCCCCCGTTTCGGGGCTGGTTCATGGCGTCGAACTGGCGCTTGAAGGTCTCGAATGCCCCCGCCAACTGCTCCCGGGAATCGCGATACCAGCCTTCTCGCGTCGGGATGATCCCTTTCGCGGCGAGTTGTGTGACGAGATCCAGCAGTTCGAGGTGGTCCTCGATTGCACGAAACTGATCGGCGTACTCCGGGTGGGCGTCCTGGAATTGCCCGATGAATTCCCGGAACAGTTCGGTCTCGACGAGTTCGTCTTCGATGAGCCGGGTCGACCCGGTGATGCGGTCGTCGATGCCGAGATGGCGTGGGGCGGCATACCCGTGTTCGTCGAGGATGTGGTGTGCGTGGGAGTGGAAGGTCCGGATCGGTGCGTCAGCGAGTTGCTGGAGGCCATATCCGGAGTGCTCGACGATTCGCTCGCGCATCTCGGTGGCCGCACTGGTGGTGAACGTGGCCAGGAGGACGTCGTCCGGTTCGACACCGGGCTGATCGATGATGTTCGCGTACCGCCGAGTGACGGCGAGGGTCTTCCCGGTTCCCGCCCCCGCATCGACGAGGTAGGTCCCCTCCGTTTCGTCGATGAGCCGCTGTTGCTGTGCGTTGGGTTCGAGGTCGCTCATCGGTCGCCCTCCAGTAACAGGTCCCGGTGCTCGATCCGCCGGTAATTGGGCTCTCCGCCGGGCCCGTCGATGGGGAATCGCCCCGATCCGGCTCGATAGTCGTTGATCTCTTCGATTCGCTCCCTGACGAACGCCTCGACGGCATCCAGATCTTCCTCGAAGAACGCCCGCTTCCGGATCCCGTTCAGCGCCCTGATGGCCTGGTCGGCGCCCTTCTCGGCGTCGACGTCGTCACTCGTGCGCGCATCGACTGCAGCGGTGAACGTCTCGGCGAATTCCGAGGCCCGGAGTTCGTCTTTTTCCGTCGTCTCGGGGAATGGGAGGTCGGACAGTATCTCGCGATACTGCTCGAACCCCAGGTCCGAGAACGTCTCGACACAGTCGTTGTAGCCATCGAGCAGGGTGTCGTAGGCCTCTCGGGACCCGACGAACTCGTCGAAGGGCTGGGGGTAGTAGGTGATCGTCGTCATCGCGTCGTCCAGGGTTGGCTCCCCCGTGACGGCCTCAGCCAGGGTTTCGAGGAAGTGGACGAAGGTGAACTGGATGCGCTCGTCCGGTTGCTGTGAGCGGACGTACGCGAGATACAGCGCCGCCTGGAAGTTGGGGGTGTCGGCCGGCGGGTCGGTCGCGGCCCGCTTTTTGACCTGGTAGGCCGACTTCTTCGACCCGCTCTTGTAATCGACGAGGTGGGTCGGGGCGCGGACGAGGTCGATTTTCCCCTTCACGCCGATGTCGAGTGCTTCGAACCAGCGCTCAGTGAGTGGGGAGTCGACGGGTTCGTCGAAGTATTCCGCGAAGACGTTCGAGCCCCACCCGGAAACCGGGGTGAGGAACTCGTGATCCTCGGGGCCGTA
Proteins encoded:
- a CDS encoding ATP-grasp domain-containing protein; the encoded protein is MSDNDDGTDLLVLLPTDRDHENMGKVDAPYNLHWFEDEDFDYPQPGSDFDMVEYTERASEYVEQADIDGVLFSHDVANLVAGALVDRHDLPGPELEPVFLADHKYYSRMHQPNVPWFDYIDLETDEWGDEPRFPAYIKPPFLTMTLLQYRVEDREEYERAMETVRKELPKYTEPFMDFFDTYVDTERYPLATRDMMLVEEPLEDWTQHCVEGWVDSDGELHVWAISDHNYYDDGSLAIDNYSTPSTLPTEAQEELIDIAREAIVQHGFEESFWNVEIFRLADRHVITEVNGRTASVWEPLYEGAFDTSVYEGIMHLHADNPEQTQAVAPDWEPGSDYETMGTQFHVITFGEGRADEFLDFEYARSVPDTDVEIFVDPEDEIEQTRSSGFWLARFHLFGEDYQEMLDRADEIRTNMLEQPELSPEPERYT
- a CDS encoding phosphoribosyltransferase; translation: MATSRFRDRADAGEQLGEALLERGVEADLVLAIPRGGLPLGRAVADALDAPLDIAVASKIGAPGNPEYAIGAVASDGTVWRNESAIRGTSADEAYFERERQAEMAVAREKAKTYRAGRPEPQLAGKTVVLVDDGVATGSTIRACLAMLDEADTDRIILAVPVGPPDTIRELRSAADEVICLQEPTSFMGVGQFYERFDQVTDEEAMAYLS
- a CDS encoding dienelactone hydrolase family protein, which gives rise to MTQPTGDSVQIPAGAVELPGALSIPADAPGLVVFAHGSGSSRLSPRNNFVADVIREAGLGTLLFDLLTEEEDRIRENRFDIPLLTDRLVAVTEWLRDRPATQGLHVGYFGSSTGAAAALRGAARRDDIDAVVSRGGRVDMASDVLGEITVPTLFIVGGEDTQVLEYNRQALEKLTCEKSLHIVEGANHLFEAEHELEEVADVAADWFARTLR
- a CDS encoding TIGR04053 family radical SAM/SPASM domain-containing protein, which translates into the protein MFGYGLFPESPKTNPMGPPNTVDTNERPFVLIWEVTQACDLECEHCRADAQPERHPQELSTAAGKALLREAARFDENQLVVLSGGDPLARPDIPELIEYGTDLGLRMTLTPSGTSSLDPAVIDDLDAAGLKRLAVSLDGSSPANHDTFRGEPGTFEQTVTAAEYAGEQGIPLQVNTTVSQSTVDDLPAIADLVEDLGAVLWSVFFLVPIGRGRLLEPVSPERAESVMEWLLDQAAERSFGVKTTEAPHYRRVAIEAERSAAGTPGPDDAIGRRGGVRAGDGFAFVSHTGAVYPSGFLPLAAGSVRESSLVDIYRNSELFQALRDEDRFRGKCGACSYRTVCGGSRSRAYADTGDPFESDPLCPYVPPDYEGDRPEQAVAYDRSGPAVDGHGN
- a CDS encoding UvrD-helicase domain-containing protein, translating into MSDLEPNAQQQRLIDETEGTYLVDAGAGTGKTLAVTRRYANIIDQPGVEPDDVLLATFTTSAATEMRERIVEHSGYGLQQLADAPIRTFHSHAHHILDEHGYAAPRHLGIDDRITGSTRLIEDELVETELFREFIGQFQDAHPEYADQFRAIEDHLELLDLVTQLAAKGIIPTREGWYRDSREQLAGAFETFKRQFDAMNQPRNGGRKQSPLREKLGRYGKNKTYLPDAPTKADLRGGRGTKQLDPAVAKRVFDGNRSSLTDFVHDVYLEYLEFALGRNYLNFGFLQVLAYVLLLEDHDLRARLEFEYVMVDEFQDTSEIQFKLALLLAGTENFAVVGDWKQSIYAFQYADVDNIRQFEKRLQRFSASLNDDSTRVNFETPEVTAIRLSENYRSTQSILDFSKHALTVPATDTEAVENVALGDADALSSNAPFDQTHIEAIQHEAEHEAVLAKIQDIVGNDAYSVADGDGNPREPEYGDIAVLTRTREYGRELLRTAEQYDFPMAYDGGVELFRTDPAKVLLAWLRILESNADRGWAVVLEAAGYTLDEIDHVLSTGDYPAAMTGFRSKLAAMDTVASVARRVFDRYGFHGEYADVILDTIESVHQATTVTRGDLIRFITRAIDTGATHEVATSAGEDSVTVQTIHAAKGLEYPIVVMANMNDGRFPPSTRDSPAIRYEESVGLRQRQIYAAVGEYPHVYDNWRDDVLRHCLPDGYDEERRLLYVAITRAKQHLVFAGGEDPNRFLESLPVDLEEGHTDVAEVTEETTTQAQLPFTVSPPDGPVGLNAHDLMDESVFEEAGAGETSSGSGGVDFGTRVHEFAEQYARDGSGEPETEDEKRIADFIDSLDGELSVEAPVTLPLTIDDQRVTIAGIVDLVHVTSNRVAIIDYKTDRSRRGVPEYAVQLSVYYHVLGSVYPDRSVDASLYFTADGERVPVEPTAISQLRRRARDLISNS